AACCGCAAAAAGCCCTGTATACAAGCTGGATTTCGTAAACATTGCGCCAACCAACACGCCGACAATCCAGCTAATGACACCTTTCCTATTGACGGGGTTAGCTTTTTCATCCTCGAGGAGTTTGGCGTCGTAGCCATTTTTTCTTAAACATAAATAATCGACGGCAAAGACAGCAACCCATGCGGCCAGTCCTATTCCTAACACTCCTAAAAAGGCTTGGAAAAAGGACATAAAGCTGTTTGAAACGATAAGAACATAGATGGGAATCACGATAATAATTAAAGAATGAATGACAATCACTGTGGATTCTTTCATTTCAATATTAAAGCTTTTCATGATGAGTCCAGAAGATTTAAGACCGATAAAACACATTGGTGTTAATCCACCAAGGGCAGCAAGTGTATATAAGACAACGACCCAATGCGGCAAAGCGCCACTATCAATGATCGCTGAAATTGGATTTGAAGCGCTTGCTAAATCAGGCACATAAGAAGCGAGAAGCACACCAGCACCAATAATGATGATCAAAGGAATGGCAGCACCAAGCGTGACACTTGCCATAATGGATAAAGATGAGTTTGATTTTTTCTGGAACCGACTATAGTCTGCCGCTACCTTTGTCCATGTCATACCCGTCCCAATCATACAGAAAACCAATGCCGGTAGAAATCCTGTCACCCATGAACCGGACTCCATCGAAAGTAGTTGCCCCCAATTTGTAGAAGGGATCAGCATTGCAATAACAAGCAATGTAAGTCCACCAAACACATAGGTGAAAAACGTCTGCATTTTGACAAGCCGTTCCTGAGAAAAGAAGCTTGAAACGATCACCATGCCTGCAAAAATGATTAAGCCAATAATTGTCGTTGTCGTTCCCGCTCCAATTCCGAACTGGCTGAGAAGGGCAAGGATGGTCAACGTCCCTGTTGAAACGTTTACAGTCAACCAACCAATTTGCGTAATCCACCCAATCATGGCCGGGATATAGTTACCCCGGAAGCCGTACGCTGCTCTCGACAATACAAAGGTGGTCGCTCCTGCGTCCCTTCCTGAAAGACTGACTAAGCCCACCAAGAGAAAAGATAAGGGTCCGATAATCGCAACGAGCATAGATTGGAAAAAACTCAATCCAAACCCAACAATAATCGCTCCATACACAATGCCTAAAACGCCCATATTGGCAGCAAACCAGATGAAAAATAAGTCTTTAGGACCTGCTGTTTTTTCTGCATCTGTAAGAAACAAAGAAGAGCCTGTTTTTTGTTCCATGCTACGTTATCCTTTCTTTAGCTGATTGACGATTCGATCAACATAGGATTGAATCGACTGCTCGTTGTACTGATCAATTACTTTGACCCATTCCTGAGGCAGACCGTGGAATCCTGCTTTCGCTCCACAGATGGCTGTTGCCATTGCCCCAATCGTGTCGGTGTCTCCACCGAGGTTCGCGCATAACAACGCACATCGTTTAGGGTCTTTTGCATAATAGGCGATCGTTAAAGCCGCCGGAACAGACTCACTTGTCATTGTTCCTGTGCCAATGACGTCGTAGATTTTTTGCGAGAACGCTTCTTCATCATTCGCCAGTTCCTTGGCATAAAGCATTCCTAACCGGAGGCGTTCTGGAATAGAAGCACTAAACGTTAACGAACCCTTTTGTTCAGCGATCGAATAGACCTCTATCGCCTTTTCCATGATCGTATCCCAATCATCATCCTCTATTGCAGCGCTTACAGACATGGCAATCATCGCCGCCCCTCCATACGCTACATCCGTCGAATGCGTCACTTTACTGAGCGTGACAATCCTATCGACCATCGCTTCTTTCTCATCGGGACGGAACAAGCAGCCGATCGGCGCAATACGCATCGCAGCACCATTCGTTAATGCTTTTGACGTGAATGGCGAAGGATCCTCCTTGTCCTTGATTGCGGTAAGAGCAGCCTTCGAACTAGGTCCTAAAATGTTCTCTTCAAATGCGTTGACCTTGTACGACCAAGCCATTAAATTCTTGGCCACAATCGCTTCGTCTGGAGCAAAATCGTTTTCAATCAAACTATCAAGTAACAGCAAGGCCTGCGACGTATCATCTGTAAATTGACCTTTTGTAAAATATTTAGCCACCTCATTTGACTGTGGTCCATCAAGAAATGTGTCGATGCGACCAAAGTAGCGTTTTACTTTTTCTCTGTTCCAAAGCTCAGAGGGCATGCCAAGTGCGTCACCAATCGCCATACCATATAGTGTGCCTGCAATCTTATCGTAAGAAGACAAAGGAAATCCACCTTTCGTTACTACTCAAAAGTTACTTGTACACTCGTACGTACAAGATGAAGTATAAACGCTTTCATTCTGAGCGTCAAGAGGGCTGTTTAGGCCCAGGGTTATGGATCAAATGGTTTTTGCCATTTTAAAGGTAAACTGCTGGCCGTAGACAACACTTAGCGTTTCAATGCATTGTCCGTTGTCATCAAAGACCTCTCCCTGAGCTTTTAACAAAGGCTGTTGCGTGGACAGACTAAACAAATCCATCGTACGATCGTCACTTAAAATCGGAAGGATATCTAAATTCACATGCCGCGGTGGACAATTGTACGTCTTTTCAAGAATGTCGTAGAGGGAATGCTGTTCAAAGTTGTTTGTCTCAAGCTTTGGAAAAAGCGCCAGAGGCAGCTCCGATTCATCAAGCGTCATCCAAGTGATATGCCCATCCTTTTCCATACCCCTTAGTCTTACTAGCTTCAAAAACTCATTCCCATTTTTAGTAATGACAGCATGTTCAAGCACTCGAGACACAGGTGTTTCATTCCGCTCCTTAGCAAGGGTCGAGAAGCCTTGAAAGTTCCAAATCGTTTTTTTGACTTCTTTGAAGCTAACGAAAGTCCCTCGTCCGTGTATTTGCTGAATCAATCCCTCCTGAACAAGCGCACTCATCGCCTTACGTATCGTCGTTCTTGTGATGCTGTATATCTTCATGAGCTCGTTTTCTGACGGAAGCATGTCCCCGTTTTTGTACGTTCCGTTTAGAATTTGCTGACGTAGCTGCTGGCGTAGCTGTTCATAAAGCGGGACGTAGCCGTTTTTGTTAAGCATCTCCTCATCACCCCAAATACTATTCAACTGACGTTCATTTTATCAAAGTTGGACAAGAAAGGGCAGGTCTATTTCTCCTACAGCCGTGACATGCCCTTCTTTCACACTCATCATTTTTTTGGAAGCTGCTGCTCGTACGTTTTTCTAAGCCGGTGCAGTTGGTCGAGTTTTTGTAAAGCAACATCACCAAGCTGCCTCCCAAGAGCAACGACTAGACTTTCAATTAACAGCATCGGTGCGATCATTGAATGAAAATCACTTCGACCACCACGCTCCGCATAGAGTACTTTCGTCGCTTCTTCTCTCATGGGAGAAACCAATAAATCAGTAACCAATATGGTCTGGCAGTCTACCTTTATCGCTACATCAAACAATACACGAATCTCAGGGGACGATTGGACAAACCCAAACACGACCATCACATCCTCTTGTTGAATATGAATCAACTCTTCAAATATTTCATGACCGCTTGGCGGGAATACGAGGACGTCGCAACCGAAACGACTGAGGCGAAACTGCAAGAGGCTGAGGAGACTTTGCGCCGAGCCCGCTCCATAAAGGTATATGCGCCGAGCCCCTGCGAGCAATTCGACCACATCCTTCACATCGGCTTCAGTCGTATGCTTTAACGTTTCATCAAGATGTGCTTTTGTCGTATCGGCAAGCTGATTTAGGAACGTATCATTATACGTTTTCAATGCAGACTTAACCTTATTTGCTGGCGTTACCGCCTGTTCATCTTTCATAGCCTGCTTGAAGGCCTTCAAATTTTCGTACCCTGCTGCTCCCCAAAAACGCGATACAGTTGCCACGCTCGTTCCACAGTGCTCCGCAATATCTTTTTCCGTTAAAAACGGAAGCTCTTCCATGTTTTTATAAATAAAATCGGCAAGTTTTTGCTGCGCTTTCGTCAGCTTCACATGTGCTAAGTCGACCATACACTCGCTCCCCATTGATTGATGCCTTAATTATACAACAAAAATGAAATATAATTATCATTTTTTACAAAAAGATATTATTTTACAATCCCTTAACACTCCCTTCACAAATCCAGACTATTCTAAACTAGAAAACATTGAAATTAGGGAGGTTAATGACATGAAATTGCAGCAGGAACATTCATTGACACAGGCTCAAAAAACAATGGTGTTTATCTTGGCGATGACGCTTTTTGGATTGTCGAAGATGATTACAGAAATTTTGCCTCAAAATGAAATTGGACCTATCGAATTTTCAGTTTCTTATTTTGCTTTCATCCCACTTATCCTCGTGTCGTTGTTTCATCCGCTGTATGTCGCCGTAGGTGCATCTGTCGGGAAAATCATTTTTGCTGGTCTTCTCATGGGGGATTTTGGTGGCATCGGGGAGATCGAGGGCTTCATCGAGCTTACCTTAGCCATGTACATCGCAGGTCTTCTCGTTCGAAACCCGCTAAGCAAATGGCAGTTGGCGATTGCATCATTGGTTGGGGTGGGCATTGATCAACTCCTTAGCTCCATCGTCGATATTTTTAAGGTCGTGATCGGTGTCGATGGGTTTGATGCGGTTCCTGGGCTGCCCGAGAGCATTGTCGTCCTTGAAGCCGTTAGCTTTCTAAATGAAATGGTCATTACTGGTGTGCTGTTCGGTCTTATCCCTACATTACTGCTCACCCCTCGATTATATGGAAAAATCGAACCACTCCTTGGCATGAAGCCCCGTGAGCGCCGCGTCAATGCATCCCTTGGCGCATTTATCACGCCCGGATTAATTGTTGCTGCGATTTTTCTGAGCTTTGTCGCTATGATCAGTGAATTCATGGCAGAAATGGAAGTCAACCTTGCCTTCTGGTCTCCAGACTTCCTCGCTCAATTTGATGGCGGCTATGAATGGATCGCCTATTCTGCCTTTGGTGTCGCCCTCATTCTACTTGGGTACGTCGCAACGCGTTTGAAGAAACGAAGCCAGCCAACAACAACGAGTGGAAACGACCGCGCGGCCTAAGAAGAACGAAGGAGGAGCTTCATGATTTCATTTCAAAACGTCGCATTTAAATATCCCGGTGGCGATGAATGGGTACTCAAAGACGTGAACGTCACGATACAAGAAAATGAATTTGTCGGCATCATTGGCGGGAACGGCGCTGGTAAGTCTACCTTCTGTAAGGCGATGAACGGCTTAATTCCGCATTATTATGTAGGTGACTTTGAAGGGGTTGTTCGAATTGGCGAACTTGAAACAACGACCTCCAATGTCGCGGCCTTATCGAGAAAGGTGGCCTATGTATACCAGGATTTTGAGCACCAGCTCGTTCGACCAACAGTTTACGACGAAGCGATTTTTTCGCCACTTAATTTTGGTTATCAGGATTATAAAGAGCGTGGAATGAATGCTTTACGAATTTTGGACATCGAACATCTTGCGAAGGAGTATATCTGGCAGCTAAGTGGCGGTCAAAAGCACCTCGTTGCCCTCGCTGGCGCACTGTCCATGGACCCAGACATTCTTATTATCGATGAGCCCGTTGCTCAACTTGACCCTGCTCATGCGATCGTGCTTTACGAAAAACTCAAAATGCTACACGAGGTCTATCGCAAAACGATTTTGGTCATTGAGCACCACACCGAATTTATCGCTGACTATTGTCAGCAGGTGCTCTTGTTGGAAAATGGTTCTGTCAAATGGAAGAAACCGGTCGTGGACGCGCTAAACCAAGTAGAGGAGCTAGAACGCATTCAACTGTATCCACCACAAGTGACGAGTGCGGCCAGCGCCTTTCAAACATCTCCAAAACAGCTTCTGCCGATTCGGATGCAAGAAGCGACGACGCATTTTCATACGCACCGCTTTGAGCCACAACGTCCGCTTTTCACAGCAGTACAACCCGAGGGAGAAGGGTTCGTGACGTTCTCCAACGTCAGCTATGGATATAAATCCATCACAAGGAAACGTAAGGTCGTGCTAGATGAGGTCTCTTTGAAGATCAATGAAGGCGAAAATATCGCGCTTGTCGGTAGCAACGGTGCTGGCAAATCGACGCTATTAAAATTGATGGCTGGTTTGATACGTCCACAATCCGGAACTGTTCATATCGGCGAGTTGCTGACAGCGAAAACGTCACCTGAACGATTGGCTGAGCAAGTGGCTTACATTTATCAGCACCCCGAGGAAATGTTTATTGAGGATTGCATCGCAAAAGACATTGCGTACTACTTAAATGCCCGAAAGACACCTAATCGTGACATCTTTTTGGAACAAATTATGGAGCGCTTTCGCCTTCAAGAGTTGGCGAATCGTGACGGACGACTGCTCAGCGGCGGTCAACAACGACGAGCTTCTCTTGCGATTGGCATGGCCACACAGCCCTCCCTCGTCCTGCTTGATGAGCCAACAGCTAGCCTGGATTTAGCGACGAGAAAGCAAATGATTTCAATGCTGAAGGACGTCAAGCAGGAGGTCAAAGCAACCATTGTCGCCACCCATGACATGCAGCTTGTCGCCGAGTGGGCATCACGTGTCATTGTCCTTCACAAAGGCAGCATTTTGGCGGATGTATCTCCAGGAGAGCTGTTTACTCGCAAGCATTTGCTGGATGAAGCTTCCTTGGTGCCTCCGCAAATCGTCGCGCTATGCCATGAGCTACACATTTCCCCGGCAGCGCTAAGTGTCGATGAATTTGTCGCGATGGTTCAAAAGGAGGTGATCGACGTTGAGCAGCTTACAACAGCTTTTTAGCAAGCTTTCCGTTGAAACGATCAAGATTGAACTTATGCGAACCGCATATGGAAATGAAAGAACACTGCTGTCGCGTCTAGATCCACGAATGCTGATGATTTGGGTGCTCGTCTTTTCTGTGCTTCCGTGGCTAACACACAATCTCACGATATTGGTCGGTCTAACGCTTATGATGGCCATCCTTACGTACACAACAAAGGTGAGCCCCTTGTTGATTGTGTTGTTTTTCTTTGGCGTTATCTCGCAATTTACGTACATTGTGTTTGCCGCTCTCTTTCTCGGAAACAGCTTTATGGCCGCGGTCGCGATCATCCCACTGACGTTGAAAGTGTCCATTGTCTCTCTCTGCAGCATGGCTGTGTTTACGAGCATGGACCCTGAGAAATTCAGTGATGGCCTTGTTAGTCTAGGTGTGCCTGGGCGGTTTAGCTTCGGGGTTTCCTATGGCTACCGCATGCTCCCAATGCTTATCGAAGAATTCCAAAACATCATTCATTCCTTCCGATTACGCGGAAAGCAGCCCGAAAAGCCTGGCGTGCTTTACACTCGCTATATTCTGTACTACGCAAAAATGTGCGTCATGGCCTTTTATCCGATGATGCTGAACATGGCCAAACGCACGCGAACGACTGTTGAGGCCCTTGAGATTCGCGGCTTCAGTTATACACAAGAAAGCAAAGAGGCGAAAAAACTCAAGCTTGCCTACATGAAAATAACTCGTCTAGATATTCAATTTCTTTGCATGACCATCCTTATTACCGGCGGCGTTTACGCCGTTGGGGTTTGGTTCCCATATTATTTGTAAGAAAGGGCGTTGTTTGATTGATTATTGATTTTCACACCCATGTCAAGCTAAGCAAAAAGGTTGATTTTGACCTCAACTACTTTAACGAAGTTATTCTCAATGCAAAAGAGGCTGGGCTAACAGCCATCGCACTTACTGAGCACTTCAACACGAAACATTTTCATACGATATACGAGACACTTGATCAGCATTTCCCCTACGTCCACGACTATTATTTGGTGAATGATTTTAAAGTATTTACCGGGATGGAGGTCGACGTGAAGGAGGTCGGTCACATTCTCTGCATCGGGCATAAGGATAAGCTACTCCGTCTGCGCCACCTGCTTGATCGACATACGGAAGAAGGTCAATTTATGCCCTTTTCAATGCTTCTGGACGCAGTGGAAGCCGAGGATTTGTTAGTGATTGGCGCCCATCCGCTCCGAACGTCAACGCCACTGCAACAGCATCCGCCAGAACTTCTTCAGCGCCTTGACGCATTTGATTTGAATGGCAAGGACATGCACGAGCATGGGATTGAGAACATGCAACAGAGCGTGATTGCGTTTGGAGACTCTCATGGGGTTCCCGTAGTTTGTGGAAGCGACGCACACCATCCGATTCATTTAGGGGCCGTTAAAAATACATTTGCCGTTGAATGCCATACAGCGAATGATATCAAATTGGCCATCACGAGCGGTGCCTATGAGCGTTATGTCTCCCCTGTTCTGCATACGAAAGTGAATGCCGCGAAGGTCGTCAAGAAGAAGCTAAAGGAAGATCTTAAACAACAAGGCCGAATCGTTCTGTCATGAGCTAAAGGAGAAGCTATCGTTACATACGATGGCTTCTTTTTTTAACAAGCGAATTTTCGTTCAATCGTGCTACACGCGTGATTCTCCTCAATTCCGATCTCGTTCTCCCCTGTGGTACACTATCAAAAACACCCTTTTCATAGAAAGGATCGAACCACATGAGACTTGGAATAATCGGTACTAACTGGATTACAGAGGAGTTTGTGGCTGCCGCTCACGCATCAGGCAAATGGACTCTGAATGCTGTTTATTCACGAAATCATGAGCGCGCCAAAACCTTTGCTGAACCCTTTCACGTTACAGATATCTATACAAACATAGAAGCAATGGCACAATCCGACGATATTGACGCAGTGTATATTGCGTCACCAAACAGTTTGCATTTCGAACAGGCGATTGCCTTTCTGAAAGAAAAAAAGCATGTCATCGTTGAAAAACCTGTATTTTCAACGCTTGACGAATTTGACCGTGCCCATACAATCGCAAACGAGCATGGCGTTTATCTACTAGAAGCCGCTCGACATATGTTTGAGCCTAATTTCAAGGAACTTCAGCAGCATGTCAGCCGCGTTGGCGATATTCACAGCGCGTTTTTTGTGTTTGCTAAGTATTCCTCTCGTTACGATCAAGTGCTGGAAGGCGAAGAGCCCAATATTTTTTCGCTTAACTTCTCAGGAGGTTCGCTCGTTGACTTAGGCGTTTATCCCCTTTATACAGCTGTTGCACTGTTTGGCGTACCACGAAGCGCGACGTACAATCCACAGATCATTTCCACAGGCGTTGACGGCGGTGGACCGATTGTTCTTCAATACGAAGGCTTTTCCGTAACGATTTTCCAGGCCAAAAACAGCAACTCCTTTTTACACAATGAAATCCATGGGGTTAATGGCACTTTAAAGTTTGACAACATCGCTGGAATTGAAGAAATTCAATGGTTGGACAATCGCTCAGCGGATCCTATCGAGCTCGCTGTCCGTTCATCAGAAGAAAATAAAATGCAGTTTGAAGCAGAGGCGTTTGCAAATCTAATTGAAAAAAATGATCGCGAGACGTATGAGGTCCTCACTTCGCTAAGCCGCAATGTGCTTTCCCTGATGTGTCAGCTCAGACATGACAACGGGCTGTATTTTGCTGTTGAACAACAACATTAAGGAAGTTGTTGCTTCCTCCCCCGAACCATTAGAACGAATCACGAATTTCACGATCTCGATTGGAATGTACCGATGCTTTTACGACTTCTTAAGGCAAATCCTTAACTAAACAATGACATGTATTATCATAGAGTACCTCTTCAGTCTGTTGGTGTTTGTTAAGCAACAATCCGACATTTCTGGTGGTGCTTTTTGTTTTGTTCTCTAGAACCAAATTTTGAAAATATGTAATAAAAAGACTGTTATTCGTCACAGAAATTCCGTTGACTTATTGTCTCTATATACGGTATAAATAAGATGAAAAACACAATATATTGTTCATAAATCATTAATAAGTACTACATATAGAAATTATTGCACATATGAAGGAGTACAATCACAATGACGACAATCACTAAATTTCATTATCTAGCCAACGAGTTTTTAGCTACTTACGCATCTAGACGTGTTCCATTCACTGAGCTAGGTGAATTTGTTTACCTACGGACGTACAGTCGATTCCTTGAACAAGAAGGCAGACGTGAGCAATGGGAAGAGACGATCAAGCGAGCAATTGAATACAATATTGACCTGGAAAGAAGGTTTCATCCGGGAGCTGACATTGAAGCCCTTCGCAAAGAAGCTGAGGAGCTATTTGAGAACATGTTCTATTTACGTCAATTTCCTAGTGGAAGAACACTATGGGTCGGCGGGACAGACGTAGCGGATTCATTCCCTATTGCTAATTTCAATTGTTCGTTTCTTGTCATGGATAGTTTCGAGGGATTCTGTGAACAGTTTTACCTCTTAATGATCGGGTCAGGTGTGGGTTTTCGAACCATGCCTTATGATGTAGAAAAAATCCCCTCATTTAGAACTGGAATTTCACTAACATCCAAGCCATACCTTGCGATTCAAAAGGAATTGCGTAAGGAGTTTACT
This portion of the Aureibacillus halotolerans genome encodes:
- a CDS encoding purine-cytosine permease family protein: MEQKTGSSLFLTDAEKTAGPKDLFFIWFAANMGVLGIVYGAIIVGFGLSFFQSMLVAIIGPLSFLLVGLVSLSGRDAGATTFVLSRAAYGFRGNYIPAMIGWITQIGWLTVNVSTGTLTILALLSQFGIGAGTTTTIIGLIIFAGMVIVSSFFSQERLVKMQTFFTYVFGGLTLLVIAMLIPSTNWGQLLSMESGSWVTGFLPALVFCMIGTGMTWTKVAADYSRFQKKSNSSLSIMASVTLGAAIPLIIIIGAGVLLASYVPDLASASNPISAIIDSGALPHWVVVLYTLAALGGLTPMCFIGLKSSGLIMKSFNIEMKESTVIVIHSLIIIVIPIYVLIVSNSFMSFFQAFLGVLGIGLAAWVAVFAVDYLCLRKNGYDAKLLEDEKANPVNRKGVISWIVGVLVGAMFTKSSLYTGLFAVGIFAESNLGVFFTLVTSAMLYLILIQFGKKDDQFRRN
- a CDS encoding ADP-ribosylglycohydrolase family protein; this encodes MSSYDKIAGTLYGMAIGDALGMPSELWNREKVKRYFGRIDTFLDGPQSNEVAKYFTKGQFTDDTSQALLLLDSLIENDFAPDEAIVAKNLMAWSYKVNAFEENILGPSSKAALTAIKDKEDPSPFTSKALTNGAAMRIAPIGCLFRPDEKEAMVDRIVTLSKVTHSTDVAYGGAAMIAMSVSAAIEDDDWDTIMEKAIEVYSIAEQKGSLTFSASIPERLRLGMLYAKELANDEEAFSQKIYDVIGTGTMTSESVPAALTIAYYAKDPKRCALLCANLGGDTDTIGAMATAICGAKAGFHGLPQEWVKVIDQYNEQSIQSYVDRIVNQLKKG
- a CDS encoding GntR family transcriptional regulator, coding for MLNKNGYVPLYEQLRQQLRQQILNGTYKNGDMLPSENELMKIYSITRTTIRKAMSALVQEGLIQQIHGRGTFVSFKEVKKTIWNFQGFSTLAKERNETPVSRVLEHAVITKNGNEFLKLVRLRGMEKDGHITWMTLDESELPLALFPKLETNNFEQHSLYDILEKTYNCPPRHVNLDILPILSDDRTMDLFSLSTQQPLLKAQGEVFDDNGQCIETLSVVYGQQFTFKMAKTI
- a CDS encoding MurR/RpiR family transcriptional regulator translates to MVDLAHVKLTKAQQKLADFIYKNMEELPFLTEKDIAEHCGTSVATVSRFWGAAGYENLKAFKQAMKDEQAVTPANKVKSALKTYNDTFLNQLADTTKAHLDETLKHTTEADVKDVVELLAGARRIYLYGAGSAQSLLSLLQFRLSRFGCDVLVFPPSGHEIFEELIHIQQEDVMVVFGFVQSSPEIRVLFDVAIKVDCQTILVTDLLVSPMREEATKVLYAERGGRSDFHSMIAPMLLIESLVVALGRQLGDVALQKLDQLHRLRKTYEQQLPKK
- a CDS encoding cell division protein FtsQ codes for the protein MKLQQEHSLTQAQKTMVFILAMTLFGLSKMITEILPQNEIGPIEFSVSYFAFIPLILVSLFHPLYVAVGASVGKIIFAGLLMGDFGGIGEIEGFIELTLAMYIAGLLVRNPLSKWQLAIASLVGVGIDQLLSSIVDIFKVVIGVDGFDAVPGLPESIVVLEAVSFLNEMVITGVLFGLIPTLLLTPRLYGKIEPLLGMKPRERRVNASLGAFITPGLIVAAIFLSFVAMISEFMAEMEVNLAFWSPDFLAQFDGGYEWIAYSAFGVALILLGYVATRLKKRSQPTTTSGNDRAA
- a CDS encoding ABC transporter ATP-binding protein, with protein sequence MISFQNVAFKYPGGDEWVLKDVNVTIQENEFVGIIGGNGAGKSTFCKAMNGLIPHYYVGDFEGVVRIGELETTTSNVAALSRKVAYVYQDFEHQLVRPTVYDEAIFSPLNFGYQDYKERGMNALRILDIEHLAKEYIWQLSGGQKHLVALAGALSMDPDILIIDEPVAQLDPAHAIVLYEKLKMLHEVYRKTILVIEHHTEFIADYCQQVLLLENGSVKWKKPVVDALNQVEELERIQLYPPQVTSAASAFQTSPKQLLPIRMQEATTHFHTHRFEPQRPLFTAVQPEGEGFVTFSNVSYGYKSITRKRKVVLDEVSLKINEGENIALVGSNGAGKSTLLKLMAGLIRPQSGTVHIGELLTAKTSPERLAEQVAYIYQHPEEMFIEDCIAKDIAYYLNARKTPNRDIFLEQIMERFRLQELANRDGRLLSGGQQRRASLAIGMATQPSLVLLDEPTASLDLATRKQMISMLKDVKQEVKATIVATHDMQLVAEWASRVIVLHKGSILADVSPGELFTRKHLLDEASLVPPQIVALCHELHISPAALSVDEFVAMVQKEVIDVEQLTTAF
- a CDS encoding energy-coupling factor transporter transmembrane component T family protein, which gives rise to MSSLQQLFSKLSVETIKIELMRTAYGNERTLLSRLDPRMLMIWVLVFSVLPWLTHNLTILVGLTLMMAILTYTTKVSPLLIVLFFFGVISQFTYIVFAALFLGNSFMAAVAIIPLTLKVSIVSLCSMAVFTSMDPEKFSDGLVSLGVPGRFSFGVSYGYRMLPMLIEEFQNIIHSFRLRGKQPEKPGVLYTRYILYYAKMCVMAFYPMMLNMAKRTRTTVEALEIRGFSYTQESKEAKKLKLAYMKITRLDIQFLCMTILITGGVYAVGVWFPYYL
- a CDS encoding PHP domain-containing protein, translating into MIIDFHTHVKLSKKVDFDLNYFNEVILNAKEAGLTAIALTEHFNTKHFHTIYETLDQHFPYVHDYYLVNDFKVFTGMEVDVKEVGHILCIGHKDKLLRLRHLLDRHTEEGQFMPFSMLLDAVEAEDLLVIGAHPLRTSTPLQQHPPELLQRLDAFDLNGKDMHEHGIENMQQSVIAFGDSHGVPVVCGSDAHHPIHLGAVKNTFAVECHTANDIKLAITSGAYERYVSPVLHTKVNAAKVVKKKLKEDLKQQGRIVLS
- a CDS encoding Gfo/Idh/MocA family protein, which gives rise to MRLGIIGTNWITEEFVAAAHASGKWTLNAVYSRNHERAKTFAEPFHVTDIYTNIEAMAQSDDIDAVYIASPNSLHFEQAIAFLKEKKHVIVEKPVFSTLDEFDRAHTIANEHGVYLLEAARHMFEPNFKELQQHVSRVGDIHSAFFVFAKYSSRYDQVLEGEEPNIFSLNFSGGSLVDLGVYPLYTAVALFGVPRSATYNPQIISTGVDGGGPIVLQYEGFSVTIFQAKNSNSFLHNEIHGVNGTLKFDNIAGIEEIQWLDNRSADPIELAVRSSEENKMQFEAEAFANLIEKNDRETYEVLTSLSRNVLSLMCQLRHDNGLYFAVEQQH